CAAGGGGCATAGATATCTAAGGGCAAACTATGCAAATGTTCCGTAGTTACAATTACTACTTTATGAAGTTCCGATAACGTCTGTAAACGATCAGGGCAAATATCGGTTACATAAACTACTGCTTTTTCTTGACAAAGCAATGAAACCAAACAACTACCTACTTTACCTACACCTGCCACGCCAATTTTTTTCCCTACTAAACGATCAGAACCAAAAACTTTCTTTGCAGCAGCCTTCATGGCAATATACAGACCATAAGCTGTATTTTCAGAAGGATCTCCACTGCCCCCTAACGCCACAGGCAAACCTATTACATGGCGTGTTGATTTAGCAATCTGAACCATATGCTCCATAGAGGTATTGTAATCAGTTGCTGTTATATAATGCCCTCCTAATCGTTCTACGTAACTACCATATTTACGCAGAATCGCTTCTGTAAGCGTCACGCCCTTTTTCTTGATTAATACTGCTTTACCCCCACCTACATCTAATCCTGCGATAGCTGCTTTATAGGTCATGCTACGGGAAAGCCGTAAGACATCCTGCAAGGCAGCTTGCTCATCTGGGTATGCCAAAAAACGAAGACCCCCAACAGCTGGACCCAATGTAGTATCATGTATGGCTACAATGGCTTGTAAGGCAGTCGCCTCATCTTGCAAATAAACAATTTGTTCAGGTCCCTTTTGTTCAAAATGGGTAGCACCATCCCTATCGGTACTTATAGCATGTTCAAAATAACTTTGTTCTATTACTTTCATGACAAATTTAAACAGATATAAATAATGATTATTAAATGAAAATACATCCTATGTAGCGCGGAGTAGGGGGGATTCGAACCCCCGGTACCCTTTTTAGGATACACCCACTTTCCAGGCGGGCACCTTAAGCCACTCGGCCACCACTCCAAAAGGACCTCTGCATTGCTTCTTAGGAAAACAATACTCCCCTTTCTCAATTTTTTATGTTACCTATTTTTTTACATTATTATTTATAAGATAATCTTTTAACTGTATAAGCGCTTTATAACGATGTGAAATTTTATTTTTTTTTGTTTTATCTAGCGAAGCATAGCACACTGCGTGACCATCTGGTTGAAAAATATAACCCCAATGCATACCCGCTACGCCATTCGTTGCATGGGGCATAATAATTTTTCCATGCATGCTGCCTGTAAACAACTTAACGGGTTGATTAGGGCCAGCTGTGTAGGCAAACGTAGAACGCGCCTCTGCTGTTTTATCTGGAAAGCTTACCAAAAGACGTGCTACTCCCTCTAATCCTATATGGGCTAGAAAAGTTTTAATATAGGGACCAGGTAATCCATTGAGACTAGGACAACTTAATGAAGTATCTTCCACCACTACAGGCCCTTGTAGAATGGTAGCAGCCGTTACACACTTGTTCATAGAAATTTCATCAGGGGACGCTTGTAATTCTGGTAACGCTATATCATAATGAATAAACTTAAAGGCAACGTTGTCCTCCAATATAGCCTTGACATCCTGTAGTTTCAGGGCATTACTCGTAACAAAAGCGATTGTTTCCACAATGTGTTATACTATTTTAATAGGATAATAATGCAAGTTATCGTTTCTATAACGTAAAAACAACTCAATACTTGAAATCAAACGGTAACCCATTGGCTTAACGTTAGTAACCACACGAAGGAATACCTTTTACTGAATGACTATAAAAACTTCCTTTTGCTCTATTTTGTAACGGTTTACTTCAACAAAACGCATTTTTAAGTGCTGAGCTTTTACGGAGGGCAGTTGCGCGCTAGCCTAAAATATTTTATTTACATCCAACATTTCTTTATTTATTTTATTTTGTTTATGTGTATAATTTTCACTATTCACTGCTGAATTAGCATCCGCTTGCCTTTTCTCCTGATCAGCTATTTGTATAATCTGTTTTACTTTATCAGATACGCTACTTCTATCTACCAGTGGCGCTTTTTTATAACCCAACGCCCTATCCTCATATAGCTTTAACATAAATTTTTCCCAAATAGGACGTGCCGTTTGGCTACCAGACCCATTGGCAAAATCCCTAAAATGAATACAACGATCCTCCCCTCCTACCCAAACACCTATACATAGATTTTGGCTTAACCCTATAAACCAACCATCTGAATGATTCGAAGTAGTACCAGATTTACCTGCTATTTCATTATCCTTCCGTAGTTCTGGTGAAACCCCTCGCAAGGCACCTTCATCTAGTGAACCTTGCAGCATATAAGTCATAAGCGCCGCTGTATCTTCATGCATTACTTCCCGATTTTGTGGTATAAAAGTTTGAAGCACATTGCCATATTTATCTTCAATACGTGTAATAAAAAAAGGCTCCGTCCAAACGCCTTTATTTAAAAAAGTAGCATAAGCACTTACCATTTCATAAATGGAAACATCACTACATCCCAACCCAATAGAAGGAACCGCTTCTAAAGCTCCTTTTATTCCCATATTATGAGCGTAATTTACAATTAGTTCTGGTCCAAGTGCCTTAACCAAATAGGAGGTAATAGAATTATAAGAATTGGCCATAGCGTAACGCAAGGTAAGCTTCTTACCGGAAAAATAATTCCAGGCATTTTTACCGGTCCAAGTTTCCCCATTGGGCAATGAAAAAGTAACCGGTTCATCTACTACTACATCTCCAGGTAAATAGCCATTGTCCAACGCTACCGTATAAACAATAGGTTTAAAGGTAGAACCTGCTTGGCGCTTACCTTGCTTAACATGATCATATTGAAAATGTTTATAATTAATACCGCCCACCCAAGCTTTGATATGTCCCGTATGGGGATCCATTGCCATACAACCCGACTGTAGCATTTTGCGATGGTGCTTAAAAGCCTCCCAAGGTGTAAGGTTAACTTGAATAGGCCCTTCCCAAGTAAATAATGTGGTAGGTACAGCGGTATGTAAAGCAGCATGCACAGCTCCTAGATCCCCTCTATGCTTTTGAACCAGCTGCTTGTAAAAGTCTGATTTTTGAATTGCTGTTTCAACATAATCTTCCATTTCTGTTCCATTTTCATAAATCCAAGGATTCGCACCTTTCCAATGGTCATCAAATTTATGTTGTAGCTGCGCCATATGTTCCTTTACAGCGGTCTCCGCATGGCTTTGTATGCGGCTATCTAGCGTGGTGTAAATGCGCAACCCATCTGCATAAAGATCATACCCATTTTCTACTGTCCATTTTAATAAAAAATCACGTACAACTGCCCTAAAATAGGGGGCTATACCTTGTTCATAATTTTCTTCTTGATAATGTAGCTCAATAGGCATTTCACATAAAAGATCGTATTCCGCTTGCTTTATGAAATTATGCTTAACCATTTGTGCTAGTACTACATTTCTAATGTATTTCGCTTTATCAGGATGTAAAATGGGATTATAGCGGGTAGAGGCACGCAAAAGTCCCACCAATAAGGCAGCTTCTTCTACGTGTAATTCCGCTGCTGTTTTATTAAAAAAAGTACGCACTGCTACTTTAATACCATACGTATTGTTCCCAAATGTAACGGTATTAAGATACATGGTTAGAATTTCTTCCTTCGTATAGGTACGCTCTAGTTGAACAGCTAGGATCCATTCTTTTGTTTTGTGAACCAGCATTCTAAGGGATGGGATACTGGCACATTTTCCTTCATAGTTCACTTCCTTTCTGATAGCAAAAAGATTCTTAGCCAACTGTTGGGTAAGGGTACTTCCTCCCCCTCTATTGCGCCTCAATAAAACAGAAAGAAAAAAGGCCCGTGCAAGCCCCCGTAAATCTATGCCTGCATGCTCCCTAAAGCGACAATCCTCCGAAGCAATCAGCGCCTGAATGATATTAGGAGAAAGCATTTCATAGTCAATCGGACTGCGGTTATCTCGAAAGTATTTACCCAATAGGACCCCATCCGCTGAATAAAGCTCAGAGGATAAAGCACTTTGTGGATTCTCTAATAAAGCAGTAGAAGGCATGCCGCCATACAGATTGCAAAAATCAACCTGAACCGAAAAAAGATAAAGCGGTACAATTAGTACGCCCATACAAAAAAACAACCAAATACGCCGTATAATCTTTTGTTCCTTCATACATGCCATAAATAAATATCTATAGAAGAATAAGCAATAGTATGTAAAGTTATTCTTTTTAGCTAAAAGATAGACATAAGATTTCTGTAATATTTACTTTTTTAAACCATAAAAGGGAAAACAGACAGGGTTATTTCTATTTATAGGCTATTGGAATAGTACGGGGTCTTATAAACCGCAACCACACTATCTGCCCTACTTTAAGAAACTCTGGCTCTCGCATACGGTTCTTCTCTAAAAGCATCTTTAGTTTTATACCATAACGCTGGGCAACATGCCATACACTTTCTCCTATTTCCACTACATGGTAGTGTGCACCTCCTTTATTTCCTTTTTCGCTATAATAATAAACCATGCCTGGAACAGGTTGATCTGTTTTATTTATATCATTTACAGTCAAAAATCTATTTACTGTTAGATTAGCTAATTGGGCTAAAGTGGCAACCGTATCCCCTTTCTGCGCTATAATTGCTAATTTGCCATTTGCTTTAATAAACCGAGGGTTACGCAGCTCATGGCAAGGCACAATAGTTGGGAAGATATTGGAGGAACGTGGATCATAATTTATGCTTGTACAAGCTGTAGCTTGCTGGGGTAAAGCTAGAGGGCTAACTACTTTTTTTAAATCTATGCGTTGCTTAGGAGGTGTAAAAGCAGCATGGCGCAGCAAATGCGTATGGCTTATGGGTACAACCAAAGCGCATTTGGTATGGTATGGTACAACAGCTGCCTTAAGCCATTTGTTGTGTTCAGATAATAGCTTACGTTCTATATTGAAATAAGCGGCAAGATCTTGTAGCTTATGGCCATGGTGGCCTTGATCATAGATATGTAATTGCCATAAGGGGTGCTTCTGCTTCCCCGCTACTTTCTCAAACGCAAGCTTAGTAGCTAACACAGCAATAATATAATGATCTGTTGTGTGATCCAACCATACTACTTTAGCCGTATAGTATTGTTTAATGCCTAGTTTTACTACACCTGCCCTGCCTCTATTATAAGCCAACATGGCACCCAACCAGCTATTAAAATAGGCATAATGCCCCTTTAATAAACGTGCAGCAGCTTTGGTAGACTGAAGCAAATGCATTCTTTCATCTACCGGATACCCTATAGGCAATTTCAAATCTAACGCAGTAACTGGATGAATTTGCCAAAAGCCCACATCATTGGTACTACTTACCACATCCCCTACCAGCATACTTTCATGCAAGGCCAGAAATTTAAAATCATCTGGTATACCTTCTTTTGCTAAAATTTTTTCTATAATTGGGAAAAAAAGATGCGTCCTCTCTACTACTTGATTGAAAAATTTTTTAGCCTGTATAAGCTGATTCACTTTTGCCTGCATACGCTTGCGTGCCCCCCGTGTAAGTTTTAAGCGCATGCCTGCAAATTGCACCACAGATGGTACAACTGCAGAGGAGGATAAAGGTGCCGCCCACCCCTTATAGGGGGGAATCCAAATCATTACTATTAAAAGCCAACGCATAGTCTATACAATGCCCGCCTTGCTGCTTTTCGATCAAGCAAAAGCAGCCGTAAAATGTTACTACAGCAGTAGTATGTCATCCATACCTTACAATAGCCTACCAGAGGCATAGTGGCATATTATACCTCTGCCCCTCCTTCTTCTATATAACGAAAAGTCAGATCCCCTCTTAAAAATTCTTCTGTCGCCTCTAGTACAGGCTTAGGTAATTTTTCATAATGCTGCGCAATAGTGTATTGCCTATGCAAATCTAGGCTATCTTTCTCAGCGGCATCAGCGGTAAACTCCTCTAAGCTTCTGTTTAGTTCCTCCTTCATACGTAAGGTAATTTGCTTCGCACGCTTTGTAATGATAACGGTAGTTTCATAAATGTTATCTGTAGAGGCAATCAGCTCATCCACATTCCTAGGCACTAGGTAGACTTTCTTATTTAAATTCATAATAGTAAGTAGGGCAAACACCCTATAGGTATACTAGGCCGTCTTGGCCAATTTTTGTTTACTCTCTAACCATAAACGATCTACAGCTTCCGCAAGAAAACTAGCCGGATAAGTCCGCTTAAAGTTTTCTAATACCACCATAGCCGCACGGTAAAGACCCAAACGAAAATAAATATGGGCTACATGCAAACTTTTTTTCATCAGTCGCTCTTGTAAAGTTTGCAAAGCCTGCATAGCTTTATCCAGATAACAACCTGATGGATAATCAGCTATGTACGCTTCTAAATAATCAATAGCCGTATGGGTAACGGTTTGATCCAGATGCACATCCATCTCCTTAAAAGATAAGCTATATCCCCGCATAAAAACAGCCTCTTCTCTCTTCAGAGCAGCCGGGTTCTGCTCTACAAAGTTATGAAACAGATTTGAACTTTCCTCATACTGCTTTATATAAAATTTACAATAAGCCTGCAAAAATTGCATTTCTAAACGATCAAGCTTACGGGTTAATAACGGCATAACTACCTCCAGTTGCTTGCATGCCTTTGCATACTTCTTTTGCTTAAATAACTGAATAACCTGCTCCTTCTGTTCCGATAAAGGCCTTATAGATGCGCCTGACGGAGAAGCTTCTACCAAGTTATAAGATATAAAACAGATAATCAACAATAAATTTAACAAGGACCTGTATCTAAACATAAACGTTTTCTTCTAAAGAATTTATAGTAATAAGGCAATATAAATATAAACAAGATTTTATCCCTACATTATCTTATTTTTTTACGGCTATTTCTTGGCTATCTGGCGCTTTAACAGTTGGCTTTACAATTGTTTCTTTGGTGGGCCATTGATCAGCATACCAAGCAAAGTTAGTTAATTTCATTTGTTCTTTTGTTAGCAGTGCTACAGGATAAAAGGCACCTATAGGCTGAGGGGTACACTTCATCTCTTCTAATGTATTATCTTTCATGCTAATCTCCATATTATGGCACTTAATATGATTCATACCTATTAGTTCATTTTTCTCCCCCAGCACAAAGTAAAGACTTTCTCCATTCCCATCTATGGACATTCTTTCAATGGCTCCTGCTTTAAAATAGGCAACCATTTTTTGTCCCTTGATTTGGTTATAATTATCAACTGGATCAGCAGAAACCATAAATAAATCTTTATTTACAAACAGTTGAATCTTTTCTTGTTCCTCCTCTATGACCAGATACATATCCTCTCCTGTAATCTGATAGCCCGCACACCAAACAATAGGTTTATTCTGTAAATAAATCGTATTACTTTTAGAATTATAGACTGCACCATCTGCTACCCCTTGCAAATTTTCCTGATACAGCTTAACCTGGCCCAGTGCATGGACTTCTTGTTCAGAACCATTCTCCGTACTATTTTTTTCTACTGAAAGAAACCTATCTGCACGCAAGTACATCGTTTCATTATTAACTACCTTGGTTAACAATGGCTGACCGGTTATCTCTGTTCTTTTTTCTTTCTCCTTCTCAGAGTAGGTAGCCCGCTCCCCAACTATTACAGCAGCCTGCGCTTTGGCATCTAATGATACATTCCCCTCTGCTACACAATTTGTTTTATCTACCATTTCCAAACGATCTGCCTTTAAAACGGTATCTTGATGGTGCCAACTGCCGTTATGCATAACCAAATGATGGGTAGAAGGCAAATAACTACCCTCTTGCTCTGTTAACAAAGTATTATCTTCATAAATAATTTTAGTAGCGCCCTGAAAATAAGCTTCTTTTTTTTCTGTATGATACGTCAGCTGATCACAATGTAAAGCATACGTAGCATCTACCAGAACTACCTCCTTAGAAAAGGTAATCTTATGCCCTCCCCCATCGTATAACCCTGTACGACTGGTTAAAACCATTTGATCTTGTACTAATTTTCCACCATCCAAAAATTTACCTTCTTTTCTTTCAACATCATAGGTCAGCTTGGTTGTATAGAACGTACCACTGCTCGAAGCGCAAATTACATTACCGTCTAGTATGGTCCATTTCTTTTCTGGATAATACGTTAATACATCCGCTTGCAACTGGCTACCCTCCTTATCCACTATCTTTACATTTCCATGCGCTTCTATAAGCTCCTCCGCATCATACTTATACGCTTTATCTGCCGTTAGCACCATCCCACTAGGTTGAAAGGTAAACGTAACATTGCCCTCCAATTTCTTACAACTTTTGTTATGCAGCCTAGCATTCTCCAAACGATCCGCTTTGTAAGCAACCTTATCTTCTTGAGCAACAAGAGGAATAGCTATAACCAGCAGTAGGAAGCATGCAAAATAGTACATAAAGTAGATATTTTTTTTAAACATATTTAATATATTAGGCCTTAAGTGCGTGTTTACTATACCATTGAGCCAACCAGAGTCCCTGATAGGGCCTAAATTTATAGCTAAGTTATGTAAAGCCAAGCTATTTTAAAATCGCTATGATAATATATCTATGAAAATAACGAAAAATTTATACATAGCATGGGTAATGGTACTCCCTCTATTAACAGGTTGTGGAAAAACAGATGATGAATATCTGATTGAGCAAGCTTATATACATGATTATCCTGAAAAATCTGCTTCAAAAGGAACAGTGTATATTGCCACGCCCTATAACCAAAATGCTTACGATAGCCATAAGGCATTATTACAGGGATATGTGCTAATAGGCAAAGCTAATTTTACAAGTTATCCAGTAGCACCTTCGGCCTGCATTAAATTTGGGAGAAAAGTGGGCGCAGAAGCTGTTATTGTATCGCTAAGTGACAAAAAAGAGGTTGTAAAATACAAATCCGTAGCGATACCTGATAAAGAAATCAGAAAAACCACAGAAGAGCATACCAATGCCTTGGGTACGATCAGTGATTCAATGATAGATGCATTATGCGATACGCTATTCGACAGTAAAAGAAACCGTATTACCATTACACCTAAAAACAAAGAAGAAACACAAACAATATATAAGTATGTACAACAACCCTATGTTGAAATACATTATACCCATACGCTGCTTTTTTTAAAAAAAACAAACGCATGCAAGGCACCATGGGAATATACCATAAAAGATTTTATAAGTCAGCAAAAGCAGCAGGAAGATGATGGTAACTATATAGGAGAATGGGTGCATTACCAAATCGGCAAACTAAATTTATTGGCTACAGATAGCGAATATGTAGCCTTTATAGACAAGGATAAAAAATATAAAAACAAAGAAAAATGTATAATCAATAGAAAATTAAAGTGGAAGAATGGAGACATTAAATTGCGCATTAATAAAAGCAGTAAGCAAGGCTTCTACTTAGATAAGAATAAAATCCCTATACCTGTTTATATATTACTGAATCAGTCTCATCAGCTTGAAATAAGGGAACAACAAACAAACAAAGTAATCATTACTTTATATCATTTGCATCCGAAAAAATAATAATTTAACCTAGTTTCAGAATTATAAATCCTTCAATATTTTTCTATGGACACATAGAATCAAATTTTGCCCAGAAGTCGACCTATAAACTAAAAACCACTGTACATTTTTACTTAATAATTTATTTTAGTATTTAAAACGCTGACTAGTGGTAAAACAATATGAACAAGTGTTAATTGGGGATTCAGCATTACCATATATAATATACCAAATCAAAAACCATGCTTGAACTAAGTGAACAAGAAATTATTCGAATTCAGAAAAAAGAAGCATTAGAAGCCATGGGAGTGGCAACTTATCCAGCTTTCGTTACGCCCATTACAGCAAAAGCTGCTACCATTCTTAACGATTATAAAGAAGAAAATAAGGAAAAGTATAGCCATGTGGTAGTAGCTGGCCGTATTATGGGGCGTAGGATCATGGGAGCCGCTTCTTTTATAGAATTACAGGATAATAGCGGTCGCATCCAGCTCTATGTGCAAAGAGATAGCATTTGCCCAGATACAGACAAAAGTAACTACAATATTCTATTTAAAAAATTATTAGATATAGGGGATATCATAGAAGCTACCGGTTTTGTTTTTACGACCCAAGTAGGTTCCATAGCCGTGCATGTTAATGCTTTTCGATTGTTAACCAAAGCGCTTTCCCCATTACCGATTGTTAAAGAAGTTACTACGCAAACAGGTACGCAAAGCTATGATGCTTTTACAGATCCAGAACAACGCTACCGACAAAGGTATGTGGATTTAATTGTCAATCCAACCGTACGCAAAACATTTGAAAAACGCACCCAACTGATACATATTATAAGAGATGCCTTTAACAGCCAAGGTTACCTAGAAGTAGAAACACCTATCTTACAGCCTATTTATGGAGGTGCATCCGCACGCCCTTTTGTTACGCATCACCATACCTTGGATATGCCTTTGTACTTACGGATCTCCAATGAACTTTATCTAAAAAGACTGATTATTGGTGGATACGAAGGTGTTTATGAATTTGCCAAAGATTTTAGAAATGAAGGAATGTCTCGTTTCCACAATCCAGAATTTACCCAAGTAGAACTCTACGTTGCCTACAGAGATTATCTTTGGATGATGGGTTATGTAGAACAATTAATAGAGCAGATAGCGCTTACCCTACAAAGCAGCACCACTTTCCCCTATGGGGAACATGTGATGCATTTCCAAAGGCCTTGGAAGCGTTTTACCCTATTTGAAGCCATTCAGCACTTCACGGATTATGATATAAGTTGTATGGATGAGCCAGCATTACGAGAAACCGCTACCCAGCTTCAGGTAACTATAGAAGATAGCATGGGTAAGGGTAAAATCATAGATGCTATTTTTGGGGAAAAATGCGAGCCGCACCTTATACAGCCTACTTTTATAACCGATTATCCAGTAGAGATGTCTCCTTTAGCCAAACGGCACCGCAATAACCCAGCCTTAACAGAACGATTTGAAATGATCTGTATGGGTAAAGAAATTTGCAATGCCTTTTCGGAGTTGAATGACCCGATTGATCAGCAAAAAAGAATGGAAGAACAGGGTGCATTAGCTGCACGAGGGGATGCAGAAGCTATGGTTATCGACCATGATTTTTTAAGAGCCTTGCGCTACGGCATGCCGCCAACAGTGGGCATTGGGATAGGGATAGATCGCCTAACGATGCTGATGACTAACGCTAGCTCTATTCAGGATGTGCTTTTTTTCCCACAAATGAGACCAGAAAATAAATAGAGGGAAATGTTATTTTTTTTTTAATAATGTTATTTTATTTTTAATAAAAAGTTATCTTAAGGTTACGGTTAATAGTTAAAAGCAGGGAATTTATACGCTTTATATTTGAACCTGCTACTAATGCGAACCGTTTGTAAACGTACATTTAAATAAAAACCAAGTAAGCTAGCTTACTTGGAAGTTCACTATTTAGAAAGTAAACTAAAGTCGCTATATGAAACGTGTTACCATTATTTTAATAAGCTTAGCCCTTGTTTTAGGCATTAAATTTTGGCCTAAAAAAGCCAGTCAGAGCAATACCGAAAAAGTGCTCCATTTAGCAATGGAAACGCGCATCCAGGGGTTAGATCCCGCAGTTTCTACGAGCACATATGAAACGCGTGTAATAGCAAAAGTATACGAAGGGTTGCTAGAGTACCATTATTGGAAGCGCCCTTTTGAACTAACAACCAACCTAGCAGTAGCCATGCCTATCATTTCCGAGGATGGTTTAACCTATACTTTCACGCTTAAGCCAGGGGTATATTTTCAGGACAATGCTTGCTTTCCCAATGGACAAGGAAGGGAAATAACCGCAAAAGACTTTGTCTATAGTTTTAAAAGAATAGCCGATCCCGCGGTGCAATCTCCTTATTTTAGTGAATTAGAGCCAATCATTAAAGGTATGGATGCATTCCGTACGCAGCTTCAACAGCACAAGGGAGACTATAGTATCCCTATAGAGGGAGTGCAGGCATTGGATAACTATACCTTGCAGTTTACCTTAACCAAACCTTCTACGCTATTTTTACATTTCTTAGCGCAACCTTTTGCCTATGTAGTCCCTTCAGAAGCAGTAGCATATTATGGTGCGGACTTTGTCAACCATCCTGTAGGAACAGGGCCCTTTACATTAGGGCAGTTTAGCCCACAGGATAATAAAATCATCCTAGCCAAAAACAAGCACTTCAGGGATAAGTTTTTTCCTACTGTTACAGCGGAGGAACCTGATTTAGCAGATTTAGCAGATTTAGCAGAAGCAAGCGGCAAGAAGGTACCTTTTGTAGATACAATTATATACCATACCTTACTAGAGACACAACCACGTTGGTTGCAATTCAAAGAAAAAAAAATAGATTGTCTCGATCTTGTTTCCGAGTACTTTCCGGACGTTTTCAAGAATAAGCAATTCAACCCAACGCTGCACCAAGCAGGCATTAAGTTTCTAGCAAAAAATGGAGGCTTAGTGGGTTATATAGGTTTTAATTGTTGCCAAAAACCGTTAGATAATATTAAACTGCGACAGGCTA
Above is a window of Candidatus Cardinium hertigii DNA encoding:
- a CDS encoding non-canonical purine NTP pyrophosphatase; its protein translation is METIAFVTSNALKLQDVKAILEDNVAFKFIHYDIALPELQASPDEISMNKCVTAATILQGPVVVEDTSLSCPSLNGLPGPYIKTFLAHIGLEGVARLLVSFPDKTAEARSTFAYTAGPNQPVKLFTGSMHGKIIMPHATNGVAGMHWGYIFQPDGHAVCYASLDKTKKNKISHRYKALIQLKDYLINNNVKK
- a CDS encoding DNA-directed RNA polymerase subunit omega — its product is MNLNKKVYLVPRNVDELIASTDNIYETTVIITKRAKQITLRMKEELNRSLEEFTADAAEKDSLDLHRQYTIAQHYEKLPKPVLEATEEFLRGDLTFRYIEEGGAEV
- a CDS encoding LysM peptidoglycan-binding domain-containing protein, whose product is MRWLLIVMIWIPPYKGWAAPLSSSAVVPSVVQFAGMRLKLTRGARKRMQAKVNQLIQAKKFFNQVVERTHLFFPIIEKILAKEGIPDDFKFLALHESMLVGDVVSSTNDVGFWQIHPVTALDLKLPIGYPVDERMHLLQSTKAAARLLKGHYAYFNSWLGAMLAYNRGRAGVVKLGIKQYYTAKVVWLDHTTDHYIIAVLATKLAFEKVAGKQKHPLWQLHIYDQGHHGHKLQDLAAYFNIERKLLSEHNKWLKAAVVPYHTKCALVVPISHTHLLRHAAFTPPKQRIDLKKVVSPLALPQQATACTSINYDPRSSNIFPTIVPCHELRNPRFIKANGKLAIIAQKGDTVATLAQLANLTVNRFLTVNDINKTDQPVPGMVYYYSEKGNKGGAHYHVVEIGESVWHVAQRYGIKLKMLLEKNRMREPEFLKVGQIVWLRFIRPRTIPIAYK
- a CDS encoding OstA-like protein, which translates into the protein MYYFACFLLLVIAIPLVAQEDKVAYKADRLENARLHNKSCKKLEGNVTFTFQPSGMVLTADKAYKYDAEELIEAHGNVKIVDKEGSQLQADVLTYYPEKKWTILDGNVICASSSGTFYTTKLTYDVERKEGKFLDGGKLVQDQMVLTSRTGLYDGGGHKITFSKEVVLVDATYALHCDQLTYHTEKKEAYFQGATKIIYEDNTLLTEQEGSYLPSTHHLVMHNGSWHHQDTVLKADRLEMVDKTNCVAEGNVSLDAKAQAAVIVGERATYSEKEKEKRTEITGQPLLTKVVNNETMYLRADRFLSVEKNSTENGSEQEVHALGQVKLYQENLQGVADGAVYNSKSNTIYLQNKPIVWCAGYQITGEDMYLVIEEEQEKIQLFVNKDLFMVSADPVDNYNQIKGQKMVAYFKAGAIERMSIDGNGESLYFVLGEKNELIGMNHIKCHNMEISMKDNTLEEMKCTPQPIGAFYPVALLTKEQMKLTNFAWYADQWPTKETIVKPTVKAPDSQEIAVKK
- a CDS encoding Glu/Leu/Phe/Val family dehydrogenase; translated protein: MKVIEQSYFEHAISTDRDGATHFEQKGPEQIVYLQDEATALQAIVAIHDTTLGPAVGGLRFLAYPDEQAALQDVLRLSRSMTYKAAIAGLDVGGGKAVLIKKKGVTLTEAILRKYGSYVERLGGHYITATDYNTSMEHMVQIAKSTRHVIGLPVALGGSGDPSENTAYGLYIAMKAAAKKVFGSDRLVGKKIGVAGVGKVGSCLVSLLCQEKAVVYVTDICPDRLQTLSELHKVVIVTTEHLHSLPLDIYAPCALGASLNAETIPQLNCAIIAGAANNQLAQPEKDGRRLFEREIVYVPDFLANAGGLINAVTELDMRSFNKNLVKQRTEELYSICLHVLDKAAESCCPTEEVAQSLALTRIQSIKNAFVR
- a CDS encoding outer membrane protein assembly factor BamD, whose protein sequence is MLNLLLIICFISYNLVEASPSGASIRPLSEQKEQVIQLFKQKKYAKACKQLEVVMPLLTRKLDRLEMQFLQAYCKFYIKQYEESSNLFHNFVEQNPAALKREEAVFMRGYSLSFKEMDVHLDQTVTHTAIDYLEAYIADYPSGCYLDKAMQALQTLQERLMKKSLHVAHIYFRLGLYRAAMVVLENFKRTYPASFLAEAVDRLWLESKQKLAKTA
- a CDS encoding penicillin-binding protein 1A, whose amino-acid sequence is MACMKEQKIIRRIWLFFCMGVLIVPLYLFSVQVDFCNLYGGMPSTALLENPQSALSSELYSADGVLLGKYFRDNRSPIDYEMLSPNIIQALIASEDCRFREHAGIDLRGLARAFFLSVLLRRNRGGGSTLTQQLAKNLFAIRKEVNYEGKCASIPSLRMLVHKTKEWILAVQLERTYTKEEILTMYLNTVTFGNNTYGIKVAVRTFFNKTAAELHVEEAALLVGLLRASTRYNPILHPDKAKYIRNVVLAQMVKHNFIKQAEYDLLCEMPIELHYQEENYEQGIAPYFRAVVRDFLLKWTVENGYDLYADGLRIYTTLDSRIQSHAETAVKEHMAQLQHKFDDHWKGANPWIYENGTEMEDYVETAIQKSDFYKQLVQKHRGDLGAVHAALHTAVPTTLFTWEGPIQVNLTPWEAFKHHRKMLQSGCMAMDPHTGHIKAWVGGINYKHFQYDHVKQGKRQAGSTFKPIVYTVALDNGYLPGDVVVDEPVTFSLPNGETWTGKNAWNYFSGKKLTLRYAMANSYNSITSYLVKALGPELIVNYAHNMGIKGALEAVPSIGLGCSDVSIYEMVSAYATFLNKGVWTEPFFITRIEDKYGNVLQTFIPQNREVMHEDTAALMTYMLQGSLDEGALRGVSPELRKDNEIAGKSGTTSNHSDGWFIGLSQNLCIGVWVGGEDRCIHFRDFANGSGSQTARPIWEKFMLKLYEDRALGYKKAPLVDRSSVSDKVKQIIQIADQEKRQADANSAVNSENYTHKQNKINKEMLDVNKIF